A genomic window from Triticum urartu cultivar G1812 chromosome 7, Tu2.1, whole genome shotgun sequence includes:
- the LOC125520591 gene encoding uncharacterized protein LOC125520591: MKKRRRHGQPHHLHLLVSLLLLPLLLDCTCAALPSSPKMARIQQHLDRANKPALRTIQSMDGDTIDCVPRHKQHAMDHPLLRNHRIQSAPPRPMPASATATATFRASAAASGNATSRARAAWQTWHHAGHCPKGTVPVRRTTAEDVLRGGQSLFRFGRKRHRRDRAPRAANAPDVVTGNGHEHAIAYTAVGQQEVYGAKATINVWDPAIQEPNGFSLSQLWLLSGSFNGSDLNSIEAGWQVSPELYGDSRPRLFTYWTSDAYEATGCYNALCPGFVQTSSRVAIGAAISPVSSLAGEQYDMTLLIWKDPKLGNWWLSYGDAGASQLVGYWPAELFTHLSGHASMVEWGGEVVNTSPGGAHTATQMGSGRFAAEGFGRASYFRNLETVDAGNSLAPVSLDAVQTLAEDGGCYDIKKAYDERDGWGTHFYYGGPGHNPACP, encoded by the exons ATGAAGAAGAGGAGGCGGCATGGCCAGCCTCATCATCTTCACCTCCttgtctccctcctcctcctccccctcctcctcgaCTGCACCTGTGCGGCTCTACCGTCGTCGCCCAAGATGGCACGGATCCAGCAGCATCTGGACCGCGCCAACAAGCCGGCACTCCGCACCATACAG AGCATGGACGGCGACACCATCGACTGCGTGCCCCGGCACAAGCAGCACGCGATGGACCACCCGCTCCTCAGGAACCACAGGATCCAGAGCGCGCCGCCGCGCCCCATGCCCGcctccgccaccgccaccgccaccttCCGTGCTAGCGCGGCGGCGTCGGGCAACGCCACCAGCAGGGCCAGGGCGGCGTGGCAGACGTGGCACCACGCGGGCCACTGCCCGAAAGGCACGGTGCCCGTGCGGCGGACCACCGCGGAGGACGTGCTGCGCGGCGGGCAGTCGCTCTTCCGCTTCGGCCGCAAGCGGCACCGCCGCGACcgcgcgccccgcgccgccaacGCCCCCGACGTCGTCACCGGCAACGGCCACGAG CACGCGATCGCGTACACGGCGGTGGGGCAGCAGGAGGTCTACGGCGCCAAGGCGACCATCAACGTCTGGGATCCGGCCATCCAGGAGCCCAACGGCTTCAGCCTCTCGCAGCTCTGGCTGCTCTCCGGCTCCTTCAACGGCTCCGACCTCAACAGCATCGAGGCCGGCTGGCAG GTCAGCCCTGAGCTGTACGGTGACAGCAGGCCAAGGCTCTTCACGTACTGGACG AGCGACGCGTACGAGGCGACGGGCTGCTACAACGCGCTGTGCCCGGGCTTCGTGCAGACCAGCTCCCGCGTGGCCATCGGCGCCGCCATCTCCccggtctcctccctcgccggcgaGCAGTACGACATGACGCTCCTCATCTGGAAGGACCCCAAGCTCGGCAACTGGTGGCTCAGCTACGGCGACGCCGGCGCCTCGCAGCTCGTCGGCTACTGGCCCGCCGAGCTCTTCACGCACCTCTCCGGCCACGCCAGCATGGTCGAGTGGGGCGGCGAGGTGGTCAACACCAGCCCGGGGGGCGCGCACACCGCCACGCAGATGGGCTCCGGCAGGTTCGCCGCCGAGGGGTTCGGCCGCGCCAGCTACTTCCGCAACCTCGAGACGGTCGACGCCGGGAACAGCCTCGCCCCCGTGTCGCTCGACGCCGTCCAGACCCTGGCCGAGGACGGCGGCTGCTACGACATAAAAAAGGCCTACGACGAGCGGGACGGATGGGGCACGCACTTCTACTACGGTGGCCCGGGACACAACCCGGCCTGCCCCTAG